From a region of the Oculatellaceae cyanobacterium genome:
- a CDS encoding glycerophosphodiester phosphodiesterase, which translates to MFRLAKLILLATATLTILPVGEAVAATLTGKPPIVIGHRGASGYRPEHTLASYELAIEMGADYIEPDVVSTKDGILIARHENEISGTTDVANRPEFADRFTTKTIDGRSVSGWFTEDFTIAEIKTLRAKERLPFRDQSYNGLYEIPTLQEVIDLAKQKSLETNRTIGIYPETKHPTYFDNPAYVNTVAPGPASLSLEEPLVDLLTANGYTTPDAPVFIQSFEVGNLQLLNSLTDVPLVQLFDASTAKPYDFVVSGDPRTYGDLVTPTGLSNISDYANGIGPWKRLIIPANTVDNNGDGQPDDLNGDGIITDADQPLQAPTSLVDDAHNVGLLVHPYTFRNEDRYLAPDYNGNPALEYEQFFALGVDGLFTDFPDTAVAVRNSVTEVPEPNFLMGLIVVPLLGLLRRRQAEV; encoded by the coding sequence ATGTTTCGTCTGGCAAAATTAATATTATTAGCAACAGCAACACTAACAATTTTACCTGTAGGTGAAGCAGTAGCAGCGACTTTAACCGGAAAACCGCCAATTGTGATCGGACACAGGGGAGCTAGTGGCTATCGCCCAGAGCATACACTGGCTTCCTATGAGTTAGCAATTGAAATGGGGGCAGACTATATCGAACCAGACGTAGTTTCAACTAAAGACGGCATACTAATTGCTCGGCATGAAAATGAAATTTCTGGAACCACCGATGTAGCAAATCGTCCAGAATTTGCCGATCGCTTCACCACCAAAACTATTGATGGAAGATCCGTATCCGGCTGGTTTACCGAAGATTTTACTATAGCAGAAATTAAAACTCTCCGTGCTAAAGAACGTTTGCCTTTCCGCGATCAATCCTATAACGGTTTGTACGAAATTCCGACTTTGCAAGAAGTTATCGATCTAGCCAAGCAAAAAAGTTTGGAAACTAATCGCACTATCGGCATTTACCCAGAAACAAAGCACCCTACCTACTTCGACAACCCTGCCTATGTCAATACAGTTGCACCAGGGCCAGCATCTCTATCGCTGGAAGAACCTTTAGTTGATCTCCTAACTGCTAACGGTTATACCACTCCTGACGCTCCAGTTTTTATCCAGTCGTTTGAAGTTGGAAATCTGCAACTTCTGAACAGCTTAACTGATGTGCCTCTGGTTCAGTTATTTGATGCCAGTACAGCTAAACCTTATGATTTCGTTGTAAGTGGAGATCCTCGCACTTATGGCGACCTAGTAACTCCTACAGGATTAAGCAATATTTCCGATTATGCTAATGGAATTGGCCCCTGGAAACGGTTAATCATTCCCGCTAATACTGTTGATAATAATGGGGATGGTCAGCCTGACGATCTTAATGGGGATGGAATTATCACTGACGCTGACCAACCGCTGCAAGCGCCCACTTCGCTAGTAGATGATGCTCATAATGTCGGGTTGCTGGTACATCCCTACACATTCCGTAATGAAGACCGCTACCTAGCTCCCGACTATAACGGCAACCCAGCATTAGAATACGAACAGTTTTTTGCACTAGGCGTTGATGGCTTATTTACTGACTTTCCAGATACTGCTGTTGCAGTCCGCAATAGCGTCACAGAAGTTCCCGAACCTAATTTTTTGATGGGATTGATTGTTGTACCTCTATTGGGACTTTTACGCCGTCGCCAAGCTGAGGTGTAG
- a CDS encoding PhoX family phosphatase, translating into MSKITRRQLLIFFGASAGTTVLAPTIESQLFDTNANVFQALDTSLKFTPVRLPHPLPIYQQQKSYLATGFGQGTVLNPSSNPKLTQFQVIDDVVVPPEYERYVIVRWGDRVFLNPEEYFGYNCDYTTFIPIDRNPNNGYLWVNHEYVSYPISVLAPGTSSDLAGFPESFPLVVGYSPTTKDRTLLGEFMYNMGGSILRISRPNRSSRFAVVNKDPGNRRIHGLSGLGINAQRTDGYQSVTSWGNKSYQQGDQNYLIGTGLAATQVFNLSTDTLGNKIIGTAYNCSGGTTPWGTVLSAEENFQASSTFFVGVTEAVKPDGTQTSYTSGTTGAEFGLVGEKYGYMVEIDPANAGFRPRKHTALGRYRHENIALRVEAGKKLVAYMGDDRRGGHTWKFVSNGIVASVTDKNNSNLFEQGTLYVARYNANGTGQWIPLTLNAPTNPIKPSVLASVEVANIGKATNNGRLPLPRRNGIAGQTTDGGAFNVEISNEATALPSYQGKKLSDFYTSQGAVLVDAFLAANLIGATPTARPEDIEVHPQTKEVFIAYTDGAPGSDGYPDSRIFIVSKYSANINAAQPSGSIFKIIENSADGTGNTFRWQRLVKGGEVGAEPGDGFANVDNLAFDSLGNIWCVTDMSTNAHNGFDVGVAANPRPIDHRVVGATSTVGTDSNLNVQTSDLIGVFGNNWLFYIPTTGANAGTIVPFAYGPVRCELTGPTFIGDTLILSVQHPGEECPFTPQQLLTRDIEMLDLNGSLFTQRRSVPRGSNWPSNIEGTLEGPPRPSVIAIRRKQSSGSFV; encoded by the coding sequence ATGTCTAAAATAACGAGAAGACAACTACTAATATTTTTTGGTGCTAGTGCTGGAACTACTGTCTTAGCTCCTACCATTGAAAGCCAACTTTTTGATACTAATGCCAATGTTTTTCAGGCACTAGATACATCTCTAAAATTTACTCCTGTGCGTTTACCGCATCCTTTACCAATATATCAACAGCAAAAAAGTTATTTAGCGACAGGATTCGGGCAGGGAACTGTATTAAATCCATCTAGTAATCCTAAATTAACCCAATTTCAAGTTATAGATGACGTTGTAGTACCACCGGAATATGAACGTTATGTGATTGTACGTTGGGGCGATCGCGTTTTCTTAAATCCAGAAGAATACTTTGGCTACAACTGCGACTATACTACCTTCATCCCAATTGATCGAAATCCTAACAACGGCTACTTGTGGGTGAATCACGAATACGTTTCTTACCCAATTTCTGTTCTAGCGCCTGGAACTTCTAGTGATTTAGCAGGGTTCCCTGAATCATTTCCTTTAGTAGTTGGCTATAGTCCAACGACTAAAGACCGTACCTTGTTAGGCGAGTTTATGTATAACATGGGTGGGTCAATTTTACGTATCTCTCGCCCAAATCGTAGTTCGCGCTTCGCTGTAGTCAATAAAGATCCTGGAAACCGCCGTATTCACGGTCTTTCAGGCTTAGGAATCAATGCTCAACGTACTGATGGATATCAAAGTGTCACCTCTTGGGGTAACAAAAGCTATCAACAAGGAGACCAAAACTACTTAATTGGTACGGGGCTTGCTGCTACTCAAGTCTTTAATTTGAGTACAGACACATTAGGTAATAAAATTATCGGTACTGCCTACAACTGTTCTGGTGGCACAACTCCTTGGGGAACAGTATTATCTGCTGAAGAGAATTTCCAGGCTAGTTCCACCTTTTTCGTCGGAGTGACAGAAGCCGTCAAGCCTGATGGTACTCAAACAAGTTATACTTCTGGTACTACTGGAGCGGAATTTGGTTTAGTTGGTGAAAAATACGGTTACATGGTGGAAATTGATCCTGCTAATGCGGGTTTCCGTCCACGTAAACACACGGCTTTAGGTCGTTATCGCCATGAAAATATTGCTTTGCGCGTAGAAGCGGGCAAAAAGTTAGTTGCTTACATGGGTGATGACCGTAGAGGAGGTCATACTTGGAAGTTTGTCAGCAATGGAATTGTGGCTAGCGTTACTGATAAGAACAACAGTAACTTATTTGAACAAGGTACTCTTTACGTTGCCCGTTACAATGCCAATGGCACAGGTCAGTGGATTCCACTAACTTTAAATGCCCCAACTAATCCAATTAAACCATCAGTACTTGCTTCTGTAGAAGTTGCCAATATAGGTAAAGCTACTAACAATGGTCGTTTACCACTACCCAGACGTAATGGCATTGCAGGTCAAACTACAGATGGTGGTGCTTTTAATGTAGAAATTTCTAATGAAGCTACAGCCTTACCAAGTTATCAAGGTAAGAAGTTGTCAGATTTTTATACCAGTCAAGGCGCTGTATTAGTTGATGCCTTTTTAGCTGCTAACTTAATTGGAGCAACTCCGACTGCACGCCCAGAAGATATTGAAGTGCATCCTCAAACTAAGGAAGTTTTTATTGCTTATACTGATGGTGCGCCTGGAAGTGATGGATATCCTGACTCTCGCATCTTTATAGTTTCTAAATACAGTGCTAATATCAATGCAGCACAACCTTCAGGCTCAATCTTTAAGATTATTGAGAATAGTGCTGATGGTACAGGTAATACTTTTCGCTGGCAAAGATTAGTTAAAGGTGGAGAAGTAGGCGCAGAACCTGGAGACGGTTTTGCCAATGTTGATAACTTAGCTTTTGATAGCCTTGGTAATATCTGGTGCGTCACTGATATGTCTACCAACGCTCATAATGGTTTTGATGTTGGTGTTGCTGCTAATCCTAGACCAATTGATCATCGAGTAGTTGGTGCAACATCAACTGTGGGTACAGATTCTAATCTAAATGTGCAAACATCCGATTTGATTGGAGTTTTTGGGAATAATTGGCTGTTTTATATCCCCACAACTGGTGCTAATGCTGGTACTATAGTACCTTTTGCTTATGGGCCTGTACGTTGTGAGTTGACGGGGCCAACTTTTATTGGAGATACTCTGATTCTTTCCGTGCAACACCCTGGTGAAGAATGCCCATTTACTCCCCAACAACTTCTCACCCGTGACATTGAAATGTTAGATTTGAACGGCAGCTTGTTTACTCAGCGTCGAAGTGTACCTCGTGGTAGTAATTGGCCAAGTAATATAGAAGGAACTCTTGAGGGGCCACCACGTCCTTCAGTGATTGCTATCCGTCGTAAACAATCCAGCGGTAGCTTTGTTTAA
- a CDS encoding response regulator, with translation MPNQPASTPKADILVIDDTPENLNLLSAMLTKQGYKVRSVTKGSSGLRGAQTSPPDLILLDINMPQMNGYEVCQHLKADERTREVPVIFISALEDVLDKVKAFSVGGVDYIAKPFQVEEVLARIQNHLTIRKLQKQLQKQNSQLQQEIRERKQAEEKFTKAFRSSPNPIAIATIAEQRFIDVNPSFLKMSGYSLEDVIGHTATELNLTKHFGAIANTIQLLLETGSLHNQEFEFHTKSTDVKIVLLSVELIDLEGVQCALLIANDITERKRLENEFISLVSHELRTPLTSLMGALDLLGSGQLGTLTNQGQNVLSIAITNTERLIRLVNDILDLERMKSGKIPMQKVKCNAATLLIQATEAMQAMADRTQIKLQTKPLTVELWADPDRLLQTFTNLLSNAIKFSKPGSTVFLTAELKTEEQRLSTELENSHSTQLEKQATVIFSVKDQGRGIPTDKLQTIFERFQQVDASDSRTKGGTGLGLTICRNIVEQHDGKIWAESTLNQGSTFYITLPLNGT, from the coding sequence ATGCCTAACCAGCCTGCCAGCACCCCTAAAGCAGATATTTTGGTGATTGACGACACTCCAGAAAACCTCAACCTTCTATCTGCCATGCTGACGAAACAGGGTTATAAAGTCCGCAGTGTCACTAAAGGCTCCTCTGGATTGCGGGGGGCGCAGACATCACCCCCCGATTTGATTTTGTTAGATATTAATATGCCCCAAATGAACGGTTACGAGGTTTGCCAACACCTGAAGGCAGACGAACGTACCCGTGAAGTTCCGGTAATTTTTATCAGTGCCTTGGAAGATGTGTTAGACAAGGTAAAAGCCTTTTCAGTTGGAGGGGTTGACTATATTGCCAAACCTTTTCAGGTGGAAGAGGTTTTAGCCCGTATCCAGAATCATCTGACGATCCGGAAACTGCAAAAGCAATTACAAAAGCAAAACTCTCAGTTACAGCAAGAGATCCGAGAACGGAAGCAGGCAGAAGAAAAGTTTACCAAAGCTTTTCGCTCTAGCCCTAATCCGATTGCGATCGCTACCATTGCTGAACAACGCTTTATCGACGTTAATCCCAGTTTTCTGAAGATGAGCGGCTATTCTCTAGAAGACGTAATTGGACACACTGCTACTGAACTAAATTTGACAAAGCATTTTGGGGCGATCGCCAACACCATCCAATTGTTGCTAGAAACGGGTTCGCTACATAATCAGGAATTTGAATTCCACACTAAATCAACTGATGTCAAAATTGTCTTGCTCTCCGTCGAACTGATCGACCTAGAGGGGGTTCAATGCGCTCTATTAATTGCTAATGACATCACTGAGCGTAAGCGCTTAGAAAACGAATTTATCTCCCTTGTCAGCCACGAACTCCGTACCCCTTTAACCTCTTTAATGGGAGCGCTGGATCTTCTAGGTTCAGGGCAACTGGGAACTCTGACTAACCAAGGGCAAAATGTCTTGAGCATTGCCATCACCAATACCGAACGGCTGATCCGCTTGGTCAACGACATTCTCGATTTGGAGCGCATGAAATCAGGCAAGATACCTATGCAAAAGGTGAAATGTAATGCTGCCACTCTGCTTATTCAAGCTACCGAAGCGATGCAAGCAATGGCAGACCGGACACAAATTAAGCTTCAAACCAAACCCCTTACTGTTGAACTTTGGGCAGACCCTGATCGCCTCTTGCAAACCTTTACTAACCTACTTAGCAATGCTATTAAGTTCTCTAAACCAGGTAGTACGGTTTTTTTGACTGCTGAACTAAAGACTGAGGAACAACGACTAAGTACTGAGTTAGAAAATTCCCACAGCACTCAACTAGAAAAACAAGCTACAGTAATCTTCTCTGTCAAAGACCAAGGACGGGGTATCCCAACTGATAAATTACAAACCATCTTTGAGCGCTTTCAGCAGGTTGATGCTTCTGATTCTCGCACCAAGGGAGGCACGGGCTTAGGATTAACAATCTGCCGTAATATTGTGGAGCAGCATGACGGAAAAATTTGGGCTGAGAGTACGTTAAATCAGGGCAGCACTTTCTATATTACTCTGCCGCTTAATGGGACTTGA
- a CDS encoding PAS domain S-box protein yields the protein MCNGLAEQVNQLQVTLHKMEVAMGAIADAVVFVGEDNEVQWCNPTFESLVNQSQSTILGIGLNHLLPLRQAGQLIPLDSYPDVMIRNGENAATEYEFQRGDFPTGTLRDRTLVLEISGSYAAIAEGAHAVVLVIRDITQVKEDILERQRAEASLQKREELLRTLIDATPDVICFKDGAGRWLESNQANLEFLELQGIDYKGKTDAELAQFSSFYKSALPNCSQTDEQAWLQGYMQRVEEVVPLTDGTATIWDMIKVPLFYPDGRRKGLVILGRDISDRKRTEQALRTSEAQYRDLVQTANSIILRWDTQGNIQFLNEYGQYFFGFNKGEIIGRNVVGTIVSETETSGRDLQALMTEICQHPENYLFNENENICKNGKQVWIAWANKPILDAQGNLVEILSVGTDATERKQAQAALENSLSLLQATFESIQDGILAVDCNGHIVSYNQSFLEMWSVTPEILGEPEHGKRIAYLANQLKDPNEFTKRVKGLYATPEAHSYDLLDLADGRVFERYSCPQRVGDRIVGRVWSFRDITARQRAEAALEASEIKFRNIVENANDILFVLNPEGIFSYLSPNVFNIMGYEPAEMEGDSFLAFIHSDDQPNCVDAVNTVVTTGQGQSGIEYRARYKDGNYYWQVANLAASQDASGNLTIVGIARDITERKQTEEALRQSEARFRALYEATSMAVILTDLTTGQWDSNSAAEKLFGYSRQEFQEKIKHPGDISPPFQPNGQDSYSLGNQGLDLAYKQGTYHNDQWVHRRSDGTDFPAEVWLTVAEVEEGKFITQAIIQDLTERKQVEAALAERAKLAAFRADVGSALAQSDSLPAILNRCAEAVIKHFNAALAGIWMLRPQRDVFQLQASAGIDTRLDTSYSRIPVNQFPISQTPQQNVTNTVFEDLATQAGIVVFASYPLRLEEQLLGMLAVFAKSDLSESMLQALEFAAREIALGIKRKQAEEALQCRAQVESVLSSISRQFIDQDVDTAINFTLQAIAELIGVERSCIYEYSVDQTQFSLIHQWRTTSVEPLPTLAAGGATTTFPWFTKQMFSGQVIQISSLAELPPEAELERELFRSQSTQSLLAVPTLHCGKVVGFLGVDVVRCSKAWSQEDINLLKLVGELIAIGRARHKAEEALKLAKEVAVREATRSVEANRAKSIFLANMSHELRTPLNAILGFAQLMERDAALTSHQRESLAIINRSGEHLLNLINDVLEMSKIESGRIVLNPTAFNLHLLLQTLQEMFQVRTQAKQLSLYFEIAPDLPQYVVTDEGKLSQVLINLLGNAVKFTQVGGVTLRVLVFNDQKQRKTDNEALRILFEVQDTGKGIAPEEMDNLFQPFVQTASGIQTKEGTGLGLTISRQFVQLMGGDIQITSSVDCGSTFSFEVPVTLAEPLAESQQFTKGRVLKLAPNQPVYRVLIVDDRQENRELIWQLLQMVGFETRTATNGQEAIAIWQQWHPHLIWMDMRMPVIDGYEATRRIRAQENGSRTAIIALTASAFEEQQATVLAAGCDDFVRKPFREPVLFEKMAEHLGVHYVYEEKESLPASHFTLHASDLTVMPVEWIAQLNQAALAVDAEEILQLIEQIPETYRAMAEQLADLVHHFCFDEVLALTEESCDA from the coding sequence ATGTGCAACGGTTTAGCTGAACAAGTAAATCAACTGCAAGTAACCCTGCACAAGATGGAAGTGGCGATGGGGGCGATCGCTGATGCCGTTGTCTTTGTAGGTGAAGACAACGAAGTGCAATGGTGCAACCCTACTTTTGAGAGCCTGGTAAACCAATCGCAGTCTACTATCTTGGGCATCGGGCTCAACCACTTACTACCCCTGAGACAGGCGGGGCAACTTATTCCTCTGGATTCCTATCCTGATGTAATGATCCGAAACGGGGAGAATGCAGCCACCGAATATGAGTTTCAGCGAGGCGATTTCCCTACGGGAACGCTACGCGATCGCACTTTAGTCCTAGAGATTTCTGGAAGCTATGCGGCAATAGCTGAAGGCGCTCATGCCGTTGTCCTAGTGATTCGGGATATCACGCAGGTAAAAGAAGACATTCTAGAACGCCAACGGGCAGAAGCATCTCTACAAAAGCGCGAGGAATTATTACGGACACTCATTGATGCCACACCGGATGTAATTTGTTTTAAAGACGGTGCCGGACGGTGGTTAGAGTCGAATCAGGCTAACCTGGAATTTTTAGAGCTACAGGGAATTGATTACAAAGGCAAAACCGACGCAGAACTAGCCCAATTCAGCAGTTTTTATAAAAGTGCCTTACCAAATTGTAGCCAAACAGACGAACAAGCTTGGCTACAGGGGTATATGCAGCGAGTAGAGGAAGTTGTTCCCCTAACTGATGGAACAGCCACCATCTGGGACATGATCAAAGTTCCCTTATTTTACCCAGATGGTAGGCGTAAGGGACTAGTCATTTTAGGGCGGGATATTAGCGATCGCAAGCGGACAGAGCAAGCACTGCGAACTAGCGAAGCTCAGTACCGAGATTTAGTTCAAACTGCCAACAGCATTATTTTACGCTGGGATACTCAGGGAAATATTCAGTTTTTGAATGAATATGGTCAGTACTTCTTTGGCTTCAATAAAGGTGAAATTATAGGTCGTAATGTTGTTGGCACGATTGTCTCTGAAACAGAAACCTCTGGGCGGGACTTGCAAGCATTGATGACCGAGATTTGCCAGCATCCAGAAAACTATTTGTTCAATGAGAATGAAAATATTTGCAAAAATGGCAAACAAGTATGGATTGCTTGGGCGAATAAACCAATTTTAGATGCACAAGGTAATTTGGTTGAGATTCTCTCAGTTGGTACTGATGCAACGGAACGCAAGCAAGCCCAAGCAGCCTTAGAAAACTCGTTGTCTTTATTACAAGCTACTTTTGAATCAATTCAAGATGGAATTTTAGCGGTAGATTGCAATGGTCATATTGTTAGCTACAACCAAAGTTTCTTAGAAATGTGGTCTGTTACACCAGAAATTTTGGGTGAACCAGAGCATGGTAAAAGAATCGCCTATTTAGCAAACCAATTAAAAGATCCTAATGAGTTTACCAAAAGAGTCAAAGGATTATACGCTACCCCAGAAGCACATAGCTATGATTTATTAGATCTTGCTGACGGCAGAGTATTTGAGCGTTACTCCTGTCCTCAAAGAGTTGGAGATAGGATTGTTGGGAGAGTTTGGAGCTTTCGTGATATTACGGCTCGCCAACGAGCGGAGGCTGCTTTAGAAGCAAGTGAAATCAAGTTCCGCAACATTGTAGAAAATGCTAACGATATTCTGTTTGTTCTCAATCCAGAAGGAATATTCTCCTATCTTTCCCCGAATGTGTTTAACATTATGGGGTATGAGCCTGCTGAGATGGAAGGTGATTCCTTTCTGGCTTTCATACATTCCGACGACCAACCCAACTGTGTAGATGCGGTTAACACAGTAGTAACAACGGGTCAAGGGCAGTCTGGAATTGAGTACCGAGCTAGATACAAAGATGGTAACTACTACTGGCAAGTTGCTAATCTAGCGGCATCTCAAGATGCTAGTGGCAATTTAACTATCGTTGGTATTGCGCGTGATATCACTGAACGCAAGCAAACAGAAGAAGCATTACGGCAGTCGGAAGCCAGATTTCGGGCCTTGTACGAAGCAACCAGTATGGCTGTTATATTAACCGATTTAACAACAGGTCAGTGGGATAGCAACAGCGCTGCTGAAAAGTTATTTGGTTACTCTCGTCAAGAGTTTCAGGAAAAAATTAAGCACCCTGGTGATATTTCGCCACCATTCCAACCGAATGGTCAAGACTCTTATAGTCTTGGCAATCAAGGGCTTGATCTGGCTTACAAGCAGGGTACCTACCACAATGATCAGTGGGTTCACCGTCGCTCAGATGGAACGGATTTTCCGGCTGAGGTTTGGTTAACGGTAGCTGAGGTTGAGGAGGGCAAGTTTATCACTCAAGCTATCATCCAAGATTTAACAGAGCGCAAACAAGTCGAGGCAGCTCTAGCAGAACGGGCAAAATTAGCAGCCTTTCGTGCTGATGTAGGTAGCGCCTTAGCCCAGAGCGATAGTTTGCCAGCTATTTTAAATCGCTGTGCTGAAGCAGTAATCAAACATTTTAATGCAGCCTTGGCTGGCATCTGGATGCTACGCCCTCAAAGAGATGTATTTCAGTTACAAGCTAGTGCTGGAATCGACACTCGCCTTGACACTTCTTACAGTCGTATACCCGTTAACCAATTCCCGATCTCCCAAACGCCTCAGCAGAACGTAACTAATACGGTGTTTGAGGATTTGGCAACGCAAGCGGGTATAGTTGTTTTTGCCAGCTATCCCCTGAGACTGGAGGAACAGCTTCTAGGAATGCTCGCTGTCTTTGCTAAGTCTGATCTGAGTGAATCAATGCTGCAAGCATTGGAATTTGCTGCTCGTGAAATTGCTTTGGGTATCAAGCGCAAGCAGGCAGAAGAGGCATTGCAGTGCCGCGCCCAAGTAGAAAGTGTACTTAGTAGCATTTCTCGGCAGTTCATTGACCAGGATGTTGACACAGCAATTAACTTTACCTTACAGGCGATCGCTGAGTTGATTGGTGTTGAGCGCAGTTGCATTTATGAATACTCAGTCGATCAAACTCAATTTTCTCTCATCCATCAATGGCGTACTACTAGCGTTGAGCCATTACCCACTCTGGCAGCAGGCGGAGCTACTACAACGTTCCCCTGGTTCACCAAACAGATGTTTAGTGGTCAAGTCATACAAATTTCCAGCCTTGCCGAGCTTCCCCCAGAGGCAGAATTAGAGCGAGAACTCTTTAGAAGTCAATCGACCCAATCTTTACTAGCTGTCCCTACACTCCATTGTGGGAAAGTCGTTGGATTTCTCGGTGTAGATGTTGTCCGCTGCTCGAAAGCTTGGAGCCAAGAGGATATTAACTTACTCAAGCTAGTAGGAGAACTGATTGCTATTGGTCGAGCAAGGCACAAAGCAGAAGAAGCGCTGAAGCTGGCTAAGGAAGTTGCCGTTCGCGAAGCAACACGAAGCGTAGAGGCTAACCGTGCCAAAAGTATCTTTCTGGCAAATATGAGCCACGAACTTCGCACTCCCCTAAATGCCATCCTTGGCTTTGCTCAGTTGATGGAGCGAGATGCTGCTTTGACTTCACACCAGCGAGAATCTTTGGCAATCATTAACCGTAGTGGCGAACATCTACTTAACTTAATCAACGATGTGCTGGAAATGTCCAAGATTGAGTCAGGACGGATCGTGTTGAATCCAACTGCCTTTAACTTGCACCTACTATTGCAGACGCTCCAGGAAATGTTCCAGGTACGCACCCAAGCAAAACAGTTATCACTTTATTTTGAAATTGCTCCCGATCTACCGCAGTATGTTGTGACAGATGAGGGTAAACTCAGCCAAGTTTTAATCAATTTATTGGGCAATGCTGTCAAATTTACGCAGGTAGGAGGTGTAACGCTTCGCGTGTTGGTGTTCAATGACCAAAAGCAACGAAAAACGGACAACGAAGCTTTGAGAATCTTATTTGAAGTCCAAGATACTGGAAAGGGAATTGCACCAGAGGAAATGGACAACCTCTTCCAGCCGTTTGTCCAAACCGCAAGCGGCATCCAAACTAAAGAAGGTACGGGTTTAGGGTTGACTATTAGCCGCCAGTTTGTCCAGCTGATGGGGGGCGATATCCAGATTACTAGCAGTGTGGATTGCGGATCTACCTTTAGCTTTGAAGTGCCAGTTACCTTAGCTGAACCCTTGGCAGAATCTCAACAATTTACCAAAGGGCGCGTCCTCAAGCTTGCCCCCAATCAACCTGTGTACCGAGTTTTGATAGTAGATGACAGGCAGGAAAACCGAGAACTGATCTGGCAATTACTTCAAATGGTTGGCTTTGAGACTCGCACTGCTACCAATGGACAGGAGGCGATCGCAATTTGGCAACAGTGGCACCCCCATCTCATCTGGATGGATATGCGGATGCCTGTAATAGACGGCTACGAAGCAACCCGACGCATTCGAGCGCAAGAGAATGGTTCAAGAACCGCGATTATTGCCCTAACTGCCAGCGCCTTTGAAGAACAGCAGGCAACTGTCTTAGCTGCGGGTTGTGACGACTTTGTTCGCAAGCCTTTCCGAGAGCCAGTACTTTTTGAGAAGATGGCGGAGCATTTAGGAGTGCATTATGTCTATGAGGAGAAAGAAAGTCTTCCAGCTTCACACTTCACACTTCACGCTTCCGACTTAACAGTTATGCCTGTTGAGTGGATCGCACAATTAAACCAGGCAGCACTGGCAGTGGATGCGGAAGAGATTCTTCAACTCATTGAGCAAATTCCTGAAACTTATCGGGCTATGGCAGAGCAACTTGCAGATCTAGTACATCACTTCTGCTTTGATGAAGTCTTAGCTCTAACTGAAGAAAGCTGCGATGCCTAG
- a CDS encoding MBL fold metallo-hydrolase: MEINPDSEFVVQFWGVRGSIPCPGNETVRYGGNTSCVEMRVGGKRLIFDGGTGLRVLGRSIEQQQPLEAHMFFTHYHWDHIQGVPFFSPAFIPGNLLHIYGLLPPGTESMQQHFWDNVLHLDSLIPEPKIEADLKFYELTYGHTFNIDDICIETAALNHPNGAIGYRVTWQGHSVFYCTDTEHFPDRMDENVLYLARDADVLIYDSMYTDEEFHNPKSPKVGWGHSTWQQALKISEVAKVKHPVIFHHEPNHNDEFMDKLQSEVLAACPNAVLAREGLILKVV, encoded by the coding sequence ATGGAAATAAATCCTGACTCTGAGTTTGTTGTGCAATTCTGGGGTGTACGCGGTAGCATTCCTTGCCCTGGAAATGAAACAGTTCGTTATGGCGGAAATACTTCCTGTGTAGAAATGCGCGTGGGTGGTAAACGCCTAATCTTCGATGGTGGTACTGGGTTGCGAGTACTTGGTAGAAGTATTGAGCAACAGCAGCCTTTAGAAGCACATATGTTTTTTACCCACTATCACTGGGATCATATCCAGGGAGTGCCGTTTTTTAGTCCTGCCTTTATTCCAGGGAATTTATTACATATTTATGGACTATTGCCACCAGGCACAGAATCAATGCAACAGCATTTCTGGGATAACGTCTTACATCTAGACTCGTTGATTCCAGAACCGAAGATTGAAGCTGACCTTAAGTTCTATGAATTAACTTATGGACATACTTTTAATATCGACGATATTTGTATAGAAACTGCTGCACTCAATCATCCTAATGGAGCAATTGGATATCGAGTAACTTGGCAGGGACATAGTGTTTTTTATTGCACAGATACAGAACATTTTCCCGATCGCATGGATGAAAATGTTCTGTATTTGGCGCGTGACGCTGATGTGCTGATTTATGATTCGATGTATACAGATGAAGAATTTCACAATCCTAAGTCACCTAAAGTAGGCTGGGGTCACTCTACTTGGCAGCAAGCTTTAAAAATATCTGAGGTGGCTAAGGTGAAGCATCCTGTGATTTTCCACCATGAACCTAATCATAATGATGAGTTTATGGATAAGTTGCAATCAGAAGTGTTAGCCGCCTGTCCCAATGCCGTATTAGCTCGTGAGGGGTTAATTCTTAAAGTTGTTTAA